One segment of Haloplanus natans DSM 17983 DNA contains the following:
- a CDS encoding UPF0179 family protein, whose product MSEVTLIGTRLAEVGREFVFRGESSACEGCPYRSQCLDLSPGTRYRITDVRENAQTLDCAVHDGGVRAVEVEPAPVPANVPSKVAYAGSKATLAGSCPYTDCPSHAYCVPDGVDFDAEYRIDEVLGDPPHDYCMLDRDLTLVELAPREDTS is encoded by the coding sequence ATGTCCGAGGTCACGCTCATCGGGACGCGTCTCGCCGAGGTCGGCCGCGAGTTCGTCTTCCGTGGTGAATCGAGCGCGTGCGAGGGCTGCCCGTACCGCAGCCAATGCCTCGATCTCTCACCGGGGACGCGGTACCGGATCACGGACGTTCGCGAGAACGCCCAGACGCTCGATTGTGCGGTCCACGACGGCGGCGTTCGCGCCGTCGAAGTCGAACCGGCGCCCGTCCCCGCGAACGTCCCATCGAAAGTCGCCTACGCCGGAAGCAAGGCGACACTCGCCGGTTCGTGTCCGTACACCGACTGCCCCAGCCACGCCTACTGCGTCCCGGACGGGGTCGACTTCGACGCCGAATACCGCATCGACGAGGTGCTCGGCGACCCGCCCCACGACTACTGTATGCTCGACCGCGACCTGACGCTGGTCGAACTCGCGCCACGCGAGGACACCTCGTAA
- a CDS encoding DUF5820 family protein, which produces MSFDDLPAGWTLWHEEAGGRAILAYRPDVFDTDAFPAPCLPTIYVSPGSPRRRPGARRDDGWTITLFLEPEVEARVETADTREAGAKAALDLARAFAAGDVDYRGAYQVPREDYFDRLDELVGREA; this is translated from the coding sequence ATGAGCTTCGACGACCTCCCCGCGGGGTGGACGCTCTGGCACGAGGAGGCGGGCGGTCGGGCGATCCTGGCCTACCGGCCGGACGTGTTCGACACCGACGCGTTCCCGGCCCCCTGTCTCCCGACGATATACGTCTCGCCGGGGTCGCCCCGCCGCCGCCCCGGAGCCCGTCGGGACGACGGCTGGACGATCACGCTGTTTCTCGAACCGGAAGTCGAGGCGCGGGTGGAGACGGCCGATACCCGCGAGGCGGGCGCCAAGGCCGCTCTCGACCTCGCTCGCGCGTTCGCGGCCGGCGATGTCGACTACCGCGGCGCCTACCAGGTCCCCCGTGAGGACTACTTCGACCGCCTCGACGAACTCGTCGGTCGCGAGGCTTAA
- a CDS encoding M14 family metallopeptidase, which produces MRIREFGEDPEVAVVAGVHGDEPCGPDAVESLLAEPPAFERPVKFVVANEKALDRGVRYLDEDLNRAFPGDADAASHEGRLARRLVTELDGCATLALHSTQSYAGPFALVDTVDPETAGICARLPVDAVVETDAYAGGRLIDYPRTVEVECGLQWSEGAVENAAELVRAFLAATGVLADPGRDPRDDVPVFRLAGRVSKASADEYEVFVENFERVPDGVPFAAADGEKCVAEEPFYPILMSAGGYEDVFGYAGERVGRLADYEVSSRGASSTSVRSRSSIQ; this is translated from the coding sequence ATGAGGATTCGAGAGTTCGGCGAGGACCCCGAGGTGGCGGTCGTTGCCGGGGTCCACGGCGACGAACCCTGTGGCCCGGACGCGGTCGAGTCGTTGCTTGCGGAGCCGCCGGCGTTCGAGCGGCCGGTGAAGTTCGTCGTCGCCAACGAGAAGGCTCTCGACCGCGGCGTGCGCTACCTAGACGAGGACCTCAACCGGGCGTTCCCGGGCGACGCCGACGCGGCGAGCCACGAAGGGCGGCTGGCCCGCCGACTCGTGACCGAACTCGACGGCTGTGCGACCCTCGCTCTCCACTCGACGCAGTCGTACGCGGGGCCGTTCGCGCTGGTGGATACGGTCGACCCCGAGACGGCGGGGATCTGCGCTCGCCTGCCGGTCGACGCGGTGGTGGAGACGGACGCGTACGCCGGCGGTCGGTTGATCGACTACCCCCGGACGGTCGAGGTGGAGTGTGGGCTCCAGTGGTCGGAGGGGGCCGTCGAAAACGCCGCGGAACTCGTCCGGGCGTTTCTGGCGGCGACGGGGGTGCTGGCGGACCCGGGCCGCGACCCCCGCGACGACGTGCCGGTCTTTCGCCTCGCCGGGCGCGTGTCGAAAGCGTCGGCCGACGAGTACGAGGTGTTCGTCGAGAACTTCGAGCGCGTGCCGGACGGCGTCCCCTTCGCCGCGGCCGACGGCGAGAAGTGTGTGGCCGAGGAGCCGTTCTATCCGATCCTGATGTCCGCGGGCGGGTACGAAGATGTCTTCGGGTACGCGGGCGAGCGTGTGGGCCGACTGGCCGATTACGAGGTGTCCTCGCGTGGCGCGAGTTCGACCAGCGTCAGGTCGCGGTCGAGCATACAGTAG
- a CDS encoding DUF309 domain-containing protein: MDDHTRDDTVGPPTSGDPSGWDTGRGPSNGWEHGTLRRAVIHGVRLYNAGEYHEAHDCFEAEWYNYGSGSTESAFLHGMVQVAAGAYKHVDFENDDGMRSLFETALQYLHGVPGDYYGVNVDDVRATLQAALDDPDALDGWKIELDGDRPVAMDHDREYAERLE, translated from the coding sequence ATGGACGATCACACCCGAGACGACACTGTGGGCCCCCCAACCTCGGGAGATCCCTCCGGGTGGGATACCGGCCGTGGACCATCTAACGGGTGGGAACACGGCACGCTCCGACGAGCAGTAATTCACGGCGTCCGTCTCTACAACGCCGGCGAGTACCACGAGGCGCATGATTGTTTTGAAGCAGAGTGGTACAACTACGGAAGCGGGTCGACGGAGAGCGCCTTCCTCCACGGGATGGTCCAAGTTGCCGCGGGCGCCTACAAACACGTCGACTTCGAGAACGACGACGGCATGCGCTCGCTGTTCGAGACAGCGCTCCAGTATCTCCACGGCGTGCCTGGCGACTACTATGGTGTGAACGTCGACGACGTGCGGGCGACCCTACAGGCTGCGCTCGACGATCCGGACGCACTCGATGGCTGGAAAATCGAGCTCGATGGCGACCGCCCCGTCGCGATGGACCACGACCGTGAGTACGCCGAGCGGCTGGAGTAA